One Natrinema salaciae genomic region harbors:
- a CDS encoding class I SAM-dependent methyltransferase has product MTNDTDRKRDVATAFGDAADGYRDGAVLKEGADLERLVDWCSDATRALDVATGGGHVAGSLAETDVSRVVAADLSPAMVRTATDVYDGLEGVVVDAERLPFASDRFDAVTCRFAAHHFPDPAAFLAEVERVLAPGGVLALEDLCVPADPELAAYVNRLERLRDPGHVETYSRDRWRGWLAETGLTVDAVHETSRRLEVDAWLDRMDVPTDRRREIRTVLSDAPAALEDAFAFRFESADRERLASYRTGVVLFRASA; this is encoded by the coding sequence GTGACGAACGACACCGACAGAAAACGGGACGTCGCGACCGCCTTCGGCGACGCCGCGGACGGCTACCGGGACGGTGCCGTCCTCAAGGAGGGTGCCGACCTCGAGCGACTCGTCGACTGGTGTAGCGACGCGACGCGAGCGCTCGACGTGGCGACTGGCGGGGGGCACGTCGCCGGTTCGCTCGCCGAAACGGATGTCTCGAGGGTCGTCGCGGCTGATCTCTCCCCGGCGATGGTGCGGACGGCGACGGACGTGTACGACGGCCTCGAGGGTGTCGTGGTCGACGCTGAGCGACTGCCGTTCGCGTCGGATCGGTTCGACGCAGTTACGTGCCGATTCGCCGCGCACCACTTTCCGGATCCGGCGGCGTTCCTCGCCGAGGTCGAGCGGGTTCTCGCGCCGGGCGGCGTCCTCGCGCTCGAGGACCTCTGTGTCCCGGCCGACCCCGAGCTCGCGGCGTACGTCAATCGACTCGAGCGGCTTCGCGATCCGGGACACGTCGAGACCTACTCCCGAGACCGGTGGCGCGGGTGGCTCGCGGAAACCGGACTGACGGTCGATGCGGTCCACGAGACGAGTCGGCGACTCGAGGTCGACGCCTGGCTCGACCGCATGGACGTTCCGACCGACCGTCGTCGGGAGATCAGAACCGTGCTGTCGGACGCGCCGGCCGCCCTCGAGGACGCGTTCGCGTTCCGGTTCGAGTCCGCGGACCGGGAACGACTGGCATCGTACCGGACCGGCGTCGTCCTGTTCCGGGCGAGCGCCTGA
- a CDS encoding YqjF family protein, with amino-acid sequence MNAQRTDQFRWTSADGSSPKAPHVASMTWRDGLFVHWPVEPDELRPHVPGQLRLETRDGRAWLSVVPFVLTNVGLRGTPSIARLAFAELTVRTYVRYRGDPGLFFFSIDVGSSLVAAAVGRTTRLPVHHARMRVGATEENHVAFKSEREEAETASDTPARFAAAYQPNGEPFTADPNTLAYWLTARRRFYAATATGILTGEIAHDPWPLQPATVTIHENTMLEAEGLPTPVGEPIVHYADELSMTGSVPRRIRT; translated from the coding sequence ATGAACGCACAACGTACGGATCAGTTCCGATGGACGTCCGCAGATGGGTCGTCGCCGAAAGCACCACACGTCGCTTCGATGACCTGGCGCGATGGGCTGTTCGTCCACTGGCCGGTCGAACCAGACGAACTCCGTCCGCACGTTCCCGGCCAGTTACGGCTCGAGACGCGGGACGGTCGGGCCTGGCTGAGCGTGGTCCCGTTCGTACTCACGAACGTCGGCCTCCGCGGGACGCCGTCGATCGCCAGACTGGCCTTTGCCGAGCTCACCGTTCGGACGTACGTCCGGTATCGCGGCGATCCGGGCCTGTTTTTCTTCAGTATCGACGTCGGGAGCTCGCTGGTCGCGGCGGCCGTCGGCCGGACGACGCGGTTGCCCGTCCACCACGCCCGGATGCGGGTCGGGGCGACGGAGGAGAACCACGTGGCCTTCAAAAGCGAACGAGAGGAGGCCGAGACGGCGAGCGACACCCCCGCCCGATTCGCCGCAGCCTACCAGCCGAACGGGGAGCCCTTCACCGCCGACCCGAACACGCTCGCGTACTGGCTGACCGCACGCCGACGGTTCTACGCGGCGACCGCGACTGGCATCCTGACCGGCGAGATCGCACACGATCCGTGGCCGCTCCAGCCGGCCACCGTGACCATCCACGAGAACACGATGCTCGAGGCCGAGGGCCTGCCGACGCCGGTCGGCGAGCCGATCGTCCACTACGCCGACGAACTGTCGATGACCGGGTCGGTGCCGCGCCGCATCAGGACCTGA
- a CDS encoding methyl-accepting chemotaxis protein codes for MALEDYLPDRLRETYSVKIGLIFLLVVVMTILVSTLFLGHVSGTVGASAEDHFSDRTDDRTDVAAAWLETNVETANGLAADATVQSGSDDEIDDRLTDAQSTREDRIAELHYLDDDGEVLASSATGAVGRNFFETAGVEGATNGPSATHEAMASNETVLSFVVGVDGESDRYVAVSAPASAFGATLETGADDRRTIVTDGDGEPITAVGEEAAVGDDAVLAAVSPNADGVATGTPDGTDTEFAATASTIDVGGETLTVTTYDTATAVYGPQQTATSALVALVFVFVLHLGLVGVVLGGNVSLNLRRLATKAERIGGGDLEVDLETDRVDEVGALYGSFDSMRDSLRTTLSDLEDQRERAREAQQRTEERNRELEAEAERYSDVMAACADGDLEQRLEPETDHEAMISIAAAFNEMIDDLEDAVAQVKTISAEVARTSTEVQTSSDEIRRASQEVSTSVQEISDGSSKQAEDLSMATTEVKEMSATVEEVAAATSNIAEQSSQVDELAMDGQRAAEETTAEMHAASDRTAAVAETVRSLDDEAEQIQEIVELIDEIAGQTNMLALNAAIESARSESASSESGGFQAVADEVKELAEQTQAAVDDVETMIESIQQRAAKSATQIEETEATIGSATDRVDSLSGKLDRIATEIEQVTTGVQEIDQATDEQASSAEELATIVQEVASVASETTSQAQQAAAAAEETTATITDVSAEATRLDERAAELADAVDEFTVSGPSSGSTAAPAGRGGESR; via the coding sequence ATGGCACTCGAGGATTATCTACCTGATCGGCTCAGAGAAACGTATAGTGTAAAGATCGGACTCATCTTCCTGTTGGTCGTCGTCATGACGATCCTCGTCTCCACGCTCTTCCTGGGACACGTCTCCGGGACGGTCGGGGCGTCGGCTGAAGACCACTTCAGCGACCGGACCGACGACCGGACCGACGTCGCAGCGGCCTGGCTCGAGACGAACGTCGAAACGGCGAACGGCCTCGCCGCGGACGCGACCGTCCAGTCGGGGTCCGACGACGAGATCGATGATCGACTCACGGACGCGCAGTCCACTCGCGAGGACCGGATCGCAGAGCTGCACTATCTCGACGACGACGGCGAAGTACTCGCGAGTAGCGCGACCGGAGCCGTCGGCCGGAACTTCTTCGAGACGGCCGGCGTCGAGGGGGCCACCAACGGACCCAGCGCTACTCACGAGGCGATGGCGAGCAACGAGACGGTCCTCTCGTTCGTCGTCGGCGTCGACGGGGAGTCCGACCGCTACGTGGCTGTTTCGGCTCCCGCCAGCGCGTTCGGCGCGACGCTCGAGACCGGCGCGGACGACCGGCGAACGATCGTCACCGACGGCGACGGCGAGCCGATCACGGCCGTCGGCGAGGAAGCGGCGGTCGGCGACGACGCCGTCCTCGCCGCGGTCTCGCCGAACGCGGACGGCGTCGCGACCGGGACCCCCGACGGCACCGACACGGAGTTCGCGGCGACGGCGTCGACGATCGACGTCGGCGGCGAAACGCTGACGGTCACGACCTACGATACCGCGACGGCCGTCTACGGACCACAGCAGACCGCCACGTCGGCGCTGGTCGCACTCGTGTTCGTGTTCGTTCTCCACCTCGGGCTCGTCGGGGTCGTCCTCGGCGGGAACGTCTCGCTGAACCTCCGGCGGCTCGCGACCAAGGCCGAGCGGATCGGCGGCGGCGATCTCGAGGTCGACCTCGAGACCGACCGGGTCGACGAGGTCGGGGCCCTCTACGGCTCGTTCGACTCGATGCGAGACTCGCTCCGGACGACGCTGTCCGACCTCGAAGACCAGCGCGAACGCGCCCGCGAGGCCCAACAGCGGACCGAGGAGCGCAACCGCGAACTCGAGGCCGAAGCCGAACGCTACAGTGACGTCATGGCGGCGTGTGCCGACGGCGACCTCGAGCAGCGCCTCGAGCCCGAGACGGACCACGAGGCGATGATCTCGATCGCCGCGGCGTTCAACGAGATGATCGACGATCTCGAGGACGCGGTCGCCCAGGTCAAGACGATCTCGGCGGAGGTCGCGCGGACGAGTACCGAGGTACAGACCAGTTCCGACGAGATCCGCCGAGCGAGCCAGGAGGTCAGTACGTCGGTCCAGGAGATCTCGGACGGCTCCTCGAAACAGGCCGAGGACCTGTCGATGGCGACGACCGAGGTCAAGGAGATGTCCGCGACCGTCGAGGAGGTCGCCGCCGCGACGAGCAACATCGCGGAGCAGTCCAGCCAGGTCGACGAGCTGGCGATGGACGGCCAGCGGGCGGCCGAGGAGACGACCGCGGAGATGCACGCGGCCAGCGACCGGACGGCGGCCGTCGCGGAGACCGTCCGATCGCTCGACGACGAGGCCGAGCAGATTCAGGAGATCGTCGAGCTCATCGACGAGATCGCCGGCCAGACGAACATGCTCGCGCTGAACGCGGCCATCGAGTCGGCGCGATCCGAGAGCGCCTCGAGCGAGAGCGGCGGCTTCCAGGCCGTCGCCGACGAGGTCAAGGAACTGGCAGAGCAGACCCAGGCGGCAGTCGACGACGTCGAAACCATGATCGAATCGATACAGCAGCGGGCGGCAAAGAGCGCGACGCAGATCGAGGAAACCGAAGCGACGATCGGATCGGCGACCGATCGGGTCGACTCCCTCTCGGGCAAACTCGACCGGATCGCGACGGAGATCGAACAGGTGACCACGGGCGTCCAGGAGATCGACCAGGCGACCGACGAACAGGCCAGTTCCGCGGAGGAGCTGGCGACGATCGTTCAGGAGGTCGCGAGTGTCGCCAGCGAGACGACGTCGCAGGCCCAGCAGGCCGCGGCGGCAGCGGAGGAGACGACCGCGACGATTACCGACGTCTCCGCCGAGGCGACCCGTCTCGACGAGCGGGCCGCGGAGTTGGCCGACGCCGTCGACGAGTTCACCGTTTCCGGGCCGTCGAGCGGTTCGACTGCGGCTCCCGCTGGACGAGGAGGTGAGTCCCGATGA
- the thsA gene encoding thermosome subunit alpha has product MGNQPLIVLSEDSQRTSGEDAQSMNVQAGKAVAESVRTTLGPKGMDKMLVDSSGNVIVTNDGVTLLSEMEIDHPAADMIVEVAETQEEEVGDGTTSAVVVAGELLSQAEDLLDQDIHATTLAQGYREAAEEATAALEEIAIDVSEDDTEVLEQIAATAMTGKGAENAKDLLSGLVVEAVRAVADDDGVDTDNIKVEKVVGGSVENSELVEGVIVDKERVSENMPYFAEDAEVAIINGDLEIKETEIDAEVNVTDPDQLEQFLEQEEQQLREMAEQIADVGADVVFVDGGIDDMAQHYLAQEGIIAVRRVKSSDQAQLARATGASPVSTVDDLTEDDLGAAGSVAQKEIAGDQRIFVEDVDDAQAVTLILRGGTEHVIDEIDRAIEDSLGVVRTTLEDGKVLAGGGAPEIDLSLALRDYADSVGGREQLAVEAFADALEVIPRTLAENAGLDPIDSLVELRSAHDGGDTAAGLDAYTGDVIDMDAEGVYEPLRVKTQAIESATEAAVMLLRIDDVIAAGDLAVSHDDDDEDMPAGGPGGMGGGMGGMGGGMGGMM; this is encoded by the coding sequence ATGGGCAACCAGCCCCTTATCGTACTCTCGGAGGACAGCCAGCGCACCTCCGGGGAGGACGCGCAGTCGATGAACGTACAGGCCGGGAAGGCCGTCGCCGAGTCGGTTCGGACGACGCTCGGCCCCAAGGGGATGGACAAGATGCTCGTCGACTCGTCGGGCAACGTCATCGTCACGAACGACGGTGTCACCCTGCTCTCGGAGATGGAGATCGACCATCCCGCGGCCGACATGATCGTCGAAGTTGCCGAGACGCAGGAAGAGGAAGTCGGTGACGGCACCACGAGCGCCGTCGTCGTCGCCGGCGAACTCCTCAGCCAGGCAGAGGACCTGCTGGACCAGGACATCCACGCGACCACCCTCGCGCAGGGGTACCGAGAGGCCGCCGAGGAAGCGACCGCGGCGCTCGAGGAGATCGCCATCGACGTCAGCGAGGACGACACCGAGGTCCTCGAGCAGATCGCCGCGACGGCGATGACCGGCAAGGGCGCGGAGAACGCCAAGGACCTGCTCTCCGGACTCGTCGTCGAGGCCGTTCGCGCGGTCGCCGACGACGACGGCGTCGACACGGACAACATCAAAGTCGAGAAGGTCGTCGGCGGCTCGGTCGAGAACTCCGAGCTCGTCGAGGGCGTCATCGTCGACAAGGAGCGCGTCTCCGAGAACATGCCGTACTTTGCCGAGGACGCCGAAGTCGCGATCATCAACGGCGACCTCGAGATCAAGGAGACCGAGATCGACGCCGAGGTCAACGTCACCGATCCCGATCAGCTCGAGCAGTTCCTCGAACAGGAGGAACAGCAGCTCCGCGAGATGGCCGAGCAGATCGCCGACGTCGGCGCTGACGTCGTCTTCGTCGACGGCGGCATCGACGACATGGCCCAGCACTACCTCGCACAGGAGGGCATCATCGCCGTCCGCCGCGTCAAGTCCAGCGACCAGGCGCAGCTCGCTCGTGCGACCGGTGCCTCGCCCGTTTCGACGGTCGACGACCTGACCGAGGACGATCTGGGCGCGGCCGGCAGCGTCGCCCAGAAGGAGATCGCCGGCGACCAGCGCATCTTCGTCGAGGACGTCGACGACGCGCAGGCCGTCACCCTGATCCTCCGCGGCGGCACCGAGCACGTCATCGACGAGATCGACCGCGCCATCGAGGACTCCCTCGGCGTGGTGCGGACGACCCTCGAGGACGGGAAAGTCCTCGCCGGTGGCGGCGCACCCGAGATCGACCTCTCGCTCGCGCTGCGCGACTACGCCGACTCCGTCGGCGGCCGCGAACAGCTCGCCGTCGAGGCATTCGCCGACGCGCTCGAGGTCATCCCGCGCACGCTGGCCGAGAACGCCGGGCTAGACCCCATCGACTCGCTGGTCGAACTCCGCAGCGCCCACGACGGCGGCGACACGGCCGCCGGACTGGACGCCTACACCGGCGACGTCATCGACATGGACGCCGAGGGCGTCTACGAGCCGCTCCGCGTCAAGACCCAGGCCATCGAGTCCGCCACCGAGGCGGCCGTCATGCTGCTGCGCATCGACGACGTCATCGCCGCGGGCGACCTCGCGGTCTCCCACGATGACGACGACGAGGACATGCCTGCCGGCGGCCCCGGTGGCATGGGCGGCGGCATGGGCGGCATGGGCGGCGGTATGGGCGGCATGATGTAA
- a CDS encoding bacteriorhodopsin: MIPELTLYRLTFYVMAAMTGFFLVWVAQFPEGKRRYYLPIPILCGILALAYFGMSLDQFQVMTPTGQPVQTSRYVDYYLSGPLMITIAGIVAGASRRELVTINTVMVSWTTATVAGYFLTEPASYVANIANIVLLGVLAYLLIWPITRRSGEQSGERVLLYGKLRNLLLILFVAYLVVGLISRQGFGLLDAFSGIFAGSYLDILTRVGFCVLVLRATDATEQVIDDISSDGTGDDGSDGVALEKEESAVEPAD, translated from the coding sequence ATGATACCCGAGCTAACGCTCTATCGGCTCACCTTCTACGTGATGGCGGCGATGACCGGGTTCTTCCTGGTGTGGGTCGCCCAGTTTCCCGAAGGGAAGCGGCGATATTACCTTCCGATTCCGATCCTCTGTGGGATCCTGGCGCTGGCGTACTTCGGCATGTCGCTGGATCAGTTCCAGGTGATGACCCCGACCGGGCAGCCGGTGCAAACGAGCCGGTACGTCGACTACTACCTCTCGGGACCGCTGATGATTACCATCGCGGGAATCGTGGCTGGCGCGTCGCGCCGAGAGTTAGTCACGATCAACACCGTCATGGTCAGCTGGACCACTGCCACGGTCGCCGGCTACTTCCTCACGGAACCGGCATCGTACGTGGCCAATATCGCCAACATCGTCCTGCTCGGCGTTCTCGCCTACCTGCTGATCTGGCCGATCACGCGACGGTCCGGCGAGCAGAGCGGGGAGCGCGTGCTCCTCTACGGGAAACTGCGGAACCTGCTGTTGATCCTCTTCGTGGCCTACCTCGTCGTCGGCCTGATATCGCGACAGGGCTTCGGACTGCTCGACGCCTTCAGCGGAATCTTCGCCGGAAGCTATCTCGACATCCTGACGCGGGTCGGGTTCTGCGTGCTGGTACTCCGGGCGACCGACGCCACGGAGCAAGTCATCGACGACATCAGCTCGGACGGCACCGGTGACGACGGCTCGGACGGCGTCGCCCTCGAGAAAGAGGAATCCGCGGTCGAGCCGGCCGACTGA
- a CDS encoding ornithine cyclodeaminase family protein: MNTLLLDSDDVDEFARLADVIEAVEQAFAAFERGDTQMPAKSYIDLPQYNGDFRSMPAYLETDEWDAAGLKWVNVHPDNPAKHDLPTVLGTMIYSDPETAFPLAIMDGTTLTMKRTGAAAAVATDYLAVDDASSLGIVGAGVQSYTQLDAISEVRPIEEVVVSDPDEERVQEFVAAYEGRFDVRSGSIAAAGNCDVLSTVTPVEDPIVGLEDVGEHTHVNAIGADAEGKHELSDELLQSARIVIDDHEQCTHSGEINVPYGEGVLTDADIHGEIGELVVGAADGRTDETGITVFDSTGLAIQDVAAARVVYENARATDSGYDFGLIDTDQ, from the coding sequence ATGAACACGCTTCTGTTAGACAGCGATGACGTCGACGAGTTCGCACGATTGGCCGACGTCATCGAGGCCGTCGAACAGGCCTTCGCGGCCTTCGAGCGCGGGGACACTCAAATGCCGGCGAAATCCTACATCGACCTGCCTCAGTACAACGGGGACTTCCGGTCGATGCCCGCCTACCTCGAGACCGACGAGTGGGACGCGGCCGGGCTGAAGTGGGTCAACGTCCACCCCGACAACCCCGCCAAGCACGACCTGCCGACGGTACTGGGGACGATGATCTACTCCGATCCCGAGACCGCATTCCCGCTCGCGATCATGGACGGGACGACGCTCACGATGAAACGAACCGGTGCGGCGGCCGCGGTCGCTACCGACTACCTCGCCGTCGACGACGCCTCGAGCCTCGGCATCGTCGGGGCCGGCGTCCAGTCGTACACGCAACTCGATGCGATCAGCGAGGTGCGGCCGATCGAGGAGGTCGTCGTCTCGGACCCCGACGAGGAACGCGTCCAGGAGTTCGTGGCGGCCTACGAGGGCCGCTTCGACGTCCGGAGCGGTTCCATCGCGGCGGCCGGGAACTGCGACGTGCTCTCGACCGTGACGCCCGTCGAGGACCCGATCGTCGGACTCGAGGACGTCGGCGAGCACACGCACGTCAACGCCATCGGTGCCGACGCGGAGGGGAAACACGAACTGAGCGACGAACTCCTGCAGTCGGCGCGGATCGTCATCGACGACCACGAGCAGTGTACCCACTCGGGTGAGATCAACGTCCCCTACGGTGAGGGGGTCCTGACCGATGCGGACATCCACGGCGAGATCGGCGAACTCGTCGTCGGTGCGGCGGACGGTCGAACCGACGAGACCGGTATCACGGTCTTCGACTCGACCGGACTCGCGATTCAGGACGTCGCGGCCGCCCGCGTGGTCTACGAGAACGCCCGCGCGACCGATTCAGGATACGACTTCGGGTTGATCGATACCGACCAGTAA
- a CDS encoding sugar porter family MFS transporter, whose translation MSMTQSGAAADGRNSFIYVVAALAALNGLLFGFDTGVISGAMLYIRKTFELTTVLGYSMNASVVEGIVVSGAMVGAIVGAALGGRLADRLGRRRLILVGAVIFFVGSLIMAIAPTVEILIVGRIVDGVGVGFASVVGPLYISEISPPEIRGSLVSLNQLTITSGILIAYLVNYAFSAGGEWRWMLGLGMVPAAVLFVGMLFMPESPRWLYEQGREADAREVLARTRVESHVQSELREIKETIHTESGTLRDLFEPWVRPMLIVGVGLAAFQQVTGINTVMYYAPTILESTGFADTASILATVGIGAVNVAMTVVAVVLMDRSGRRPLLLTGLAGMTVMLAVLGFVFYLPGLSGAIGWVATGSLMLYVAFFAIGLGPVFWLLIAEIYPMEVRGTAMGVVTVVNWAGNLVVSLTFLRLVEGIGQTGTFWLYGALSLLALVFCYQLVPETKGRSLEEIEADLRETAFGSDTSDRSSVVETDD comes from the coding sequence ATGTCAATGACACAATCGGGAGCGGCCGCCGACGGACGAAATTCGTTCATCTACGTCGTCGCGGCGTTAGCAGCGCTCAACGGGTTACTATTCGGGTTCGACACCGGCGTCATCTCCGGTGCGATGTTGTACATCCGAAAGACGTTCGAACTGACGACGGTGTTGGGCTACTCGATGAACGCCTCGGTCGTCGAGGGAATCGTCGTCAGCGGCGCGATGGTCGGCGCGATCGTCGGCGCGGCCCTCGGCGGTCGGCTCGCCGATCGGCTCGGTAGGCGACGGCTCATCCTCGTCGGTGCCGTCATCTTCTTCGTGGGGTCGCTCATCATGGCGATCGCACCGACCGTCGAGATACTGATCGTCGGCCGAATCGTGGACGGGGTCGGCGTAGGCTTCGCGTCGGTCGTCGGGCCGCTGTACATCTCGGAGATATCGCCGCCCGAGATCCGCGGCTCGCTGGTGTCGTTGAACCAGCTGACGATCACCAGCGGCATCCTCATCGCCTATCTGGTGAACTACGCGTTTTCGGCCGGCGGCGAGTGGCGCTGGATGCTCGGCCTCGGAATGGTTCCCGCGGCCGTTCTGTTCGTTGGAATGCTGTTCATGCCGGAGAGTCCGCGGTGGCTCTACGAACAGGGACGCGAGGCGGACGCTCGCGAGGTACTGGCACGTACCCGCGTCGAGAGTCACGTCCAGAGCGAACTGCGCGAAATCAAAGAGACGATACACACCGAGTCCGGGACGCTCCGGGATCTGTTCGAACCGTGGGTGCGGCCGATGCTGATCGTCGGCGTCGGACTGGCGGCGTTCCAGCAGGTCACCGGCATCAACACGGTCATGTACTACGCGCCGACGATCCTCGAGTCGACCGGCTTCGCGGACACCGCCTCAATCCTCGCGACCGTCGGGATCGGTGCCGTCAACGTCGCAATGACCGTCGTCGCAGTGGTGTTGATGGACCGTTCCGGCCGCCGTCCGTTGTTGCTCACTGGACTGGCCGGGATGACCGTCATGCTCGCCGTCCTCGGCTTCGTGTTCTACCTGCCCGGCCTCTCGGGTGCGATCGGCTGGGTCGCGACCGGGAGTCTGATGCTGTACGTCGCGTTCTTCGCGATCGGGCTCGGCCCGGTCTTCTGGCTGCTGATCGCCGAGATCTACCCCATGGAGGTCCGCGGGACGGCGATGGGCGTCGTCACCGTCGTCAACTGGGCCGGCAACCTGGTCGTCTCGCTGACCTTCCTCCGGCTGGTCGAGGGGATCGGCCAGACGGGAACGTTCTGGCTCTACGGCGCACTCTCGCTGCTCGCGCTGGTCTTTTGTTATCAGCTCGTCCCCGAAACGAAGGGACGGTCGCTCGAGGAGATCGAAGCCGATCTCCGCGAAACGGCGTTCGGCAGCGACACCAGCGACCGGTCTTCCGTCGTCGAGACGGACGATTAA